A genome region from Anastrepha obliqua isolate idAnaObli1 chromosome 4, idAnaObli1_1.0, whole genome shotgun sequence includes the following:
- the LOC129245443 gene encoding hexokinase type 2-like — MSETSEIARLREFLTELIPNEDQFQRLYRNFCEQIRKGLGANTNKEASTKCYLTYVQDFPTGNETGKFLALDLGGSNFRVLLISLRSNHDAEQTSKIYQLTEKELLGKGSELFDYIAKCLHEFVCENKLEAENLPLGFTFSFPCVQIGLSKATLVRWTKGFNCADTVGEDVGTMLKVAIARRQGLKIDMVAILNDTTGTLMSCAYKNPECNIGLIVGTGCNACYTERVENCERLDAKYKNKPKIIINVEWGAFGEKGGVDHLHTEYDKIIDKNSLNPGAQIYEKMVAGMYLGELVRLIMLRAVNENLVFAQCKLRKHITDILTKKPNCIETKVLSEIANDKGDDWPLVKEYLKKIFNLNDPDIDDCMKFKYVCDVVAKRAGNMLGVTLSALANKVGEKFTIIGVDGTVYRCHPNFDGYMRETLDQFIEKGIRYDIMLSEDGSGRGAALVAAVVQRENA; from the exons ATGAGCGAAACAAGTGAAATAGCACGATTACGCGAATTTCTAACCGAATTAATACCCAATGAAGATCAGTTTCAGCGCTTATATCGAAACTTTTGTGAACAGATACGCAAAGGTCTGGGCGCTAATACAAACAAAGAAGCGAGCACAAAATGCTACCTGACATACGTACAGGATTTTCCCACAGGCAATGAAACTGGTAAATTTTTAGCACTTGATTTAGGTGGATCCAATTTTCGCGTGCTACTCATTTCCTTGAGAAGCAATCATGATGCCGAACAAACATCAAAGATATACCAATTGACAGAGAAAGAATTACTCGGAAAGGGTAGCGAACTATTTGATTACATCGCCAAGTGTTTGCATGAATTCGTTTGTGAGAATAAATTGGAAGCGGAAAACCTGCCACTGGGCTTCACCTTTTCTTTCCCATGTGTACAGATTGGTTTGTCTAAGGCCACACTGGTACGTTGGACAAAAGGCTTCAATTGCGCTGACACAGTGGGCGAAGATGTGGGCACAATGTTGAAGGTGGCTATCGCAAGACGACAAGGTCTGAAAATCGATATGGTCGCCATATTGAATGACACCACCGGCACGCTCATGTCCTGCGCTTATAAAAATCCAGAATGTAATATAGGATTGATTGTTGGTACAGGTTGTAATGCCTGCTATACGGAAAGAGTTGAAAATTGTGAGCGTTTGGATGCGAAATACAagaataaaccaaaaattataattaatgtgGAGTGGGGCGCTTTCGGCGAGAAAGGGGGTGTCGATCATTTACATACCGAATACGATAAAATTATTGATAAAAATTCGCTCAATCCTGGTGcacaaatttacgaaaaaatggTGGCAG GTATGTATCTTGGAGAGCTGGTGCGCTTGATAATGCTGCGCGCCGTCAACGAGAACCTCGTTTTCGCACAGTGTAAACTTCGCAAACACATCACTGACATTTTAACCAAAAAACCTAATTGTATCGAAACGAAAGTGCTGTCTGAAATCGCCAACGACAAAGGCGACGACTGGCCACTTGTGAAAgagtatttaaagaaaattttcaatttgaacgatcctgatatcgatgactgtatgaaatttaaatatgtatgtgatgTTGTGGCGAAACGTGCAGGCAATATGCTGGGCGTAACTCTGAGCGCATTGGCGAACAAAGTGGGTGAAAAGTTTACCATCATAGGGGTAGATGGCACCGTTTATCGTTGTCATCCGAACTTCGATGGGTATATGCGCGAAACATTGGATCAATTTATCGAGAAGGGTATTAGGTATGACATTATGCTGTCAGAGGACGGTTCAGGACGTGGTGCCGCTTTAGTGGCAGCAGTCGTTCAGAGAGagaatgcttaa